A genomic window from Leptolyngbya sp. BL0902 includes:
- the gndA gene encoding NADP-dependent phosphogluconate dehydrogenase, with protein MAQSFGVIGLAVMGENLALNVERNGFPVAVYNRTAQVTQSFMERRAQGKNVKPTYSLEEFVESLERPRRILLMVKAGGAVDAVIDQLRPLLQEGDMIIDGGNSLYDDTERRTKDLESTGLRFIGMGVSGGEEGALNGPSLMPGGTRAAYDSIEPIVQKIAAQVDDGPCVTYIGPRGAGHYVKMVHNGIEYGDMQLIAEAYDLMKSVLGLDHNQLYEVFAEWNTTEELDSYLIEITTDIFTNLDPDTGKPLVELILDAAGQKGTGRWTVMSALELGVGIPTITAAVNARILSSIKDERVAASKELSGPSASFSGDVKDMVNKIRDALYCSKICSYAQGMALIGAASNHYEYGINLGETARIWKGGCIIRAGFLNKIKHAYDENPSLPNLLLAPEFKQTILDRQAAWREVIALAAHQGIPVPAFSASLDYFDSYRRDRLPQNLTQAQRDYFGAHTYQRTDKEGTFHTEWTKAPH; from the coding sequence ATGGCACAGAGTTTTGGTGTAATCGGCCTCGCCGTGATGGGCGAAAATTTGGCCCTCAATGTTGAACGCAATGGCTTCCCGGTAGCCGTGTATAACCGCACCGCCCAGGTGACTCAAAGCTTTATGGAGCGCCGCGCCCAGGGCAAAAACGTGAAGCCCACCTACAGTTTGGAAGAATTTGTTGAATCTTTAGAACGCCCCCGCCGCATTTTGCTGATGGTGAAGGCGGGCGGCGCGGTGGATGCCGTCATTGACCAACTGCGGCCCCTGCTGCAAGAAGGCGACATGATCATCGACGGCGGCAACTCCCTCTACGACGATACCGAGCGGCGCACCAAGGATCTCGAATCCACGGGCCTGCGGTTCATTGGTATGGGCGTCAGCGGTGGCGAAGAAGGTGCCCTCAACGGCCCCAGCCTGATGCCCGGAGGCACCCGCGCCGCCTACGATTCCATCGAGCCGATTGTGCAGAAAATTGCCGCCCAGGTGGATGACGGCCCCTGCGTCACCTACATTGGCCCCCGTGGCGCAGGGCACTACGTCAAAATGGTGCACAACGGCATCGAGTACGGCGATATGCAGCTGATCGCCGAAGCCTACGACCTGATGAAAAGCGTCCTCGGCCTGGATCACAACCAGCTCTACGAAGTGTTTGCCGAATGGAACACCACCGAAGAACTGGATTCCTACCTGATTGAAATCACCACGGACATTTTCACCAACCTCGATCCCGATACGGGCAAGCCCCTGGTGGAACTGATCCTCGACGCCGCTGGCCAAAAGGGCACCGGACGCTGGACGGTGATGAGCGCCCTGGAATTGGGCGTCGGCATTCCCACCATTACCGCAGCGGTGAACGCCCGCATTCTGTCCTCCATCAAGGACGAACGGGTGGCGGCCTCCAAGGAACTGTCTGGCCCCAGCGCCAGCTTCAGCGGTGACGTAAAGGACATGGTGAACAAAATCCGCGATGCCCTCTACTGCTCCAAAATTTGCTCCTACGCCCAGGGCATGGCGCTGATTGGCGCGGCCTCGAACCATTACGAGTACGGCATCAACCTCGGCGAAACCGCCCGCATTTGGAAGGGGGGCTGCATCATTCGGGCCGGATTTTTGAACAAAATCAAACACGCCTACGACGAAAACCCCAGCCTGCCCAACCTGCTGCTGGCCCCAGAATTTAAGCAAACCATTCTGGATCGCCAAGCCGCCTGGCGGGAGGTGATCGCCCTCGCCGCCCACCAGGGCATCCCCGTCCCCGCCTTCAGCGCCTCGCTGGATTACTTCGACAGCTACCGCCGCGACCGCCTACCCCAAAACCTCACCCAGGCCCAACGCGACTACTTTGGAGCCCACACCTACCAGCGCACCGACAAAGAAGGCACCTTCCACACCGAATGGACGAAGGCTCCCCACTAG
- a CDS encoding Maf family protein: MVSASSRPQFVLASASKARRLLLVGAGVHPFVCPSNFDESQVNEPDPSRHVLTLAQRKAETIAPQFTNAIVLGCDSVLAFNGQIYGKPASPAEAIARWQEMRGQVGELHTGHALVSPSGVCLTRSAVTRVYFADLDDDTITAYANSGEPMACAGAFAIDGKGGLFIEKLEGCHSNVIGLSLPLLRTMLAELGYRVADFW, from the coding sequence ATGGTTTCTGCGTCTTCCAGACCTCAATTTGTCCTGGCTTCCGCCTCCAAGGCGCGTCGGTTGCTGCTGGTGGGGGCGGGGGTGCATCCCTTCGTTTGCCCCAGCAACTTCGATGAATCCCAAGTGAACGAGCCCGACCCCAGCCGCCATGTGTTGACTCTGGCCCAACGCAAAGCGGAGACCATCGCGCCCCAGTTCACCAATGCCATCGTCCTCGGCTGCGACTCGGTGCTGGCCTTCAATGGCCAAATCTACGGCAAACCCGCCAGCCCCGCCGAAGCCATCGCCCGCTGGCAAGAGATGCGCGGACAGGTGGGCGAACTCCACACGGGGCACGCGCTAGTTTCTCCTAGTGGCGTTTGCCTCACCCGGTCTGCCGTCACCCGCGTTTATTTTGCCGACCTCGACGACGACACCATCACCGCCTACGCGAACTCTGGCGAACCCATGGCCTGCGCCGGAGCCTTTGCCATCGACGGCAAGGGCGGACTGTTCATCGAAAAGCTGGAGGGTTGCCACAGCAACGTCATCGGCCTCAGCCTGCCCCTGCTGCGCACCATGTTGGCCGAACTGGGCTATCGCGTCGCCGACTTTTGGTAG